The genomic region GGCTGGAGAGATGAATGTCTTCTTCCACGACCTGAATGAAATCGGCTTCGGCCCTGCCAGTGGCGATACGGTGCAGGCCGATCTGCTGCTAAAATCCGGACGCCGCCTCCAGCTCAACGTACGGGAGAGTGCCGTCTTTTACGGAGATACGGGTGAAGGAACTTACCAGATTTCGGCGCATGACATCAGCCGGATCCTGATTCACTAGATGAAGGTGAGAGCTGAGCACGCTGGCACTGATCGAGGCGCTGGTTGTTCGCCTTGTCCGGGAGGAACCCATGAACGTGGAAATACATGATGTGAAAATTGAGTATCCCGAGGGATGCAACATCATCTTAGGCCAGACACACTTCATAAAGACTGCCGAGGACCTGTACGAGATCATTGCCACGACAGTACCAAAGGCCCGCTTCGGAGTTGCCTTTACCGAGGCATCCGGTCCCTGCCTGATAAGGACCGAGGGGAACGACGAAGAGTTGGTCCAGGGATGCGTGCAGGCGCTGAAGGCGATCGGCGCCGGTCATGTCTTCTGCGTCCTGCTGCGCGATGCCTACCCCATTAACGTGCTTAACCAGATCAAGAACTGCCCGGAGGTTTGCCGGATTTACTGCGCCACGGCAAATCCGCTCCAGGTTATCGTTGCCTCCACGCTTCAGGGGTGGGGGATCCTCGGGGTAATCGATGGCCTGCCGCCCAAAGGGGTGGAGACGGACGAGGACCGGCAGGAACGCCGCGACCTGTTGCGGCGCATAGGTTACAAATGCTGAATAGTGCTGCTCCAAATCAGGTATGAGCCGGGTGTCTGGCCCCTCAGCCCAAAAAAGTGAATTTGAAACAGTCAATATTGTGAGGAGGATATTATGAAAGTAATTATATCTTTTGTCTTTTGTGTCTATTTTATGCTTGCAGGAGTGCTGGCTTTCGCTGCATGTCCTGATCCACAATTGGTCTGCCAAATTTATCACCCTGGTAGCACTATGACTGGCTATTGTGCGTACGCAGATTGCTTTGATATGAGTTATGGAGAAGAAGTGAGATTAGTTGCAGGCGACGACGAGGGCTTATTTCCAAGGCGGTGGAAGATGTGGAACAAGCATGCTGCGGATATAACTCAATGGGGGGACTTCCCTTGCAACATTGAGCCGAATGGATCCAAGACAAAAATCTGGATTCCAGAAGGCGATACTAAATGCTCAGTTAAATTAAACAGTAGCAATTCATCTATCTTCTATGAGCACTTTGCTGCTAATCCACTATCAGGATGCTTAGGTTGGGTGGAATGTAGAGAATGAAAAGGTTAGGCCGAACCTATTGATCGAGTATTCCCATTTTGACTGAGCCGACCGTTTTGCGAATCGGCTTCGAGTTTAACCCAGTATCGGCGACGCAGAAATGAGTATTATGTCTCCTGAATTCCCGACGCTCTAGCAAAGTGACGACAACCCGCATATAGAAAGCTTAAGCCGGCCACCGCGAGGTGTGCCGGCTTTTAATTCGCTCAATTGGCCTGAATTTCAGCTGGCGACTTCCACAATCCCCTCTCCCTCCGGGTCTTCGCCCACCGCAGGGTTCCGGCCCGCAGGCGGGAGAGGGACAGGTGAGGGGGACGGGCCTGCGATGTCTGCCTCAAACTGTCATCCCGCAAACAAAATCCCTGCAATGGTGGCATTGAGCAGATTCGCCAGGGTGGCAGCCAGCACGCACCGAAGCCCAAGTCGCGGAAGCCTGGGGGTCAGGTCTTTATTCTTGAATTTTCCACAGTATCCTTGAGGTAAGATCAAAGTGGAGGGCTCTTACGATGGCTCGTCCCTTACGCATAGAATTTCCTGGTGCGTTTTACCATGTCACTTCCCGTGGAAATGAGCGGAAAGATGTTTTCCGTGATGACAAAGATCGGGCCATCTTTCTGGATATCCTCTCAAGGTGCTGCAATCTCTTTAATTGGCGATGTCACGCATACTGCCTCATGGGAAATCACTACCACCTTATCGTTGAAACCGTTGACGGCACTTTGAGTAAAGGAATGCGCCATTTGAATGGCGTGTATGCACATAAATTCAACTGGAACCACAATAGGGTGGGGCATATTTCCCAAGGTAGGTACAAAGCAATATTGATCGAGAAGGAAACGCATCTCCTGGAAGCGTGTCGATACGTGGTCTTAAACCCCGTAAGGGCTAAGATGACAGACAAGCCAGAAGGATGGCAATGGAGCAGTTATAGTGGAACCGCTCATCTGACAACGCCCGCCGTTTTTCTGACAACCGACTGGATTTTACAGCAATTCGGAGAGCAGCCGGAAAACGCCAAACGGAGGTACCGGGAATTTGTCAAAGACGGGATAGGTGGAAGTTCTATCTGGGAAGGTGTCAAGGCAAATTCTCCTAGGCGATGAGGGTTTCGTCGATGAATTCAGCGACGCAGCAAAAGGAATAGAAGAACTCACGGAGATCCCGAAGAGCCAACGGTTCCTGCATCG from Citrifermentans bremense harbors:
- a CDS encoding transposase, whose protein sequence is MARPLRIEFPGAFYHVTSRGNERKDVFRDDKDRAIFLDILSRCCNLFNWRCHAYCLMGNHYHLIVETVDGTLSKGMRHLNGVYAHKFNWNHNRVGHISQGRYKAILIEKETHLLEACRYVVLNPVRAKMTDKPEGWQWSSYSGTAHLTTPAVFLTTDWILQQFGEQPENAKRRYREFVKDGIGGSSIWEGVKANSPRR
- a CDS encoding adenosine-specific kinase, with amino-acid sequence MNVEIHDVKIEYPEGCNIILGQTHFIKTAEDLYEIIATTVPKARFGVAFTEASGPCLIRTEGNDEELVQGCVQALKAIGAGHVFCVLLRDAYPINVLNQIKNCPEVCRIYCATANPLQVIVASTLQGWGILGVIDGLPPKGVETDEDRQERRDLLRRIGYKC